A segment of the Luteolibacter sp. Y139 genome:
CCGCTGCACAAGGAACTCGATGCCGCCCGCGAAGCCGCCCTCGGCGATCGCAAGATCGGCACCACCAAGCGCGGCATCGGCCCGGCCTATGCCGACAAGATCAACCGCAACGGACTGCGCATCGCCGACCTGCTCGATGAGGCTTACTTCCGCGAAATGGTCGCGCACCGCACCGCCGACGCGAACGAGGTGCTCGCCAAGTTCGGCCTGCCCACCTTCAACGCCGAGGAACAAGCCGACGAAGTGCTCGCCGCCTTCGCCCGCCTGAAGCCACACGTGAGCAATACCATTCCGGTGCTCCACAAGGCGTGGAAGGCAGGAAAGATCATCCTCTTCGAAGGTGCCCAGGGCTCGCTGCTCGATATCGACTTCGGCACCTATCCCTTCGTCACCTCGTCGAATACCACCTCCGGCGGCTCCTGCACCGGCACCGGCCTCCCGCCGACATCGATCCAGCAGGTCATCGGCGTCTGCAAGGCCTACACAACTCGAGTCGGTTCCGGTCCCTTCCCGACCGCCGATGAAGGCTTGTCGCAGTATCTGCACGATCTTGGCCGCGAATTCGGCGCCACCACCGGCCGCCCGCGCGGTTGCGGCTGGCTGGATGCCGTCCTGCTCCGCCACGGCTGCATGGTCAATGGCGCCACCGGCCTCGCGGTCACCAACCTCGACGGCCTCGACAACTACGCCACGCTCCAGATCTGCACCGGCTACGACATCGATGGCATCATCCACGAGCTCCCGCCGGCCGATCGCCACGCCTGGGACCGCGCCGTGGCCGTTTACGAAGAGCTTCCCGGCTGGCAGCAGGACACCACCGCCTGCACCGATTTCATCGACCTGCCGGCAAACGCGAAGGCCTACCTCAAGCGCCTCAGCGAACTCTGCGACACGCCCGTGAAATTCGTCGGCGTCGGCCCGGACCGTGCTCAAACGTTAGTCGTCTGAAATTCACTACCGCTTCATGCAATCCGCGTCCCCCCTCCCTAGCTTCGGCCGCGACATGAATGACTCCTCCATTCCCCGGCACATTGCCATCATCATGGATGGCAATGGTCGCTGGGCGAAAGAGCGAGGCAAGCCCCGCATCTCCGGCCACCGCGCCGGCGCCGAGTCCGTGCGCGAATGTGTGGAAGGCTGCAAGCAACTCGGCGTCGAGTATCTCACACTCTACGCCTTCTCCTCCGAGAACTGGAATCGCCCCGCCGCCGAAATCACGGCGCTGATGGCGTTGCTAGAGCGCTTCCTCGAAGAAAAGGCCGGGGAGCTGATGAAGCAAAACGTCAAGCTGACCGCCATCGGCCACCTTGAGCGCTTGCCGGATCGCACTCGCCGCAAGCTCAACAAGGCAATCGAGCGCACCTCGGGAAACACCTCGCTGACTCTCATTCTCGCGCTCTCCTACGGTGCCCGCGAAGAAATTGTCGAAGCCGCCCGCTCCCTGGCCGTCGACGCCGCCGCGGGAAAAATCGACCCCGCACAGATCGACAACGCCACCTTCGCCTCGCGGCTCTACACTGCGGACATCCCGGACCCGGACCTCCTGATCCGCACCTCCGGCGAGCTGCGCGTTTCGAATTTCCTGCTCTGGCAGATCAGCTACGCGGAGATCGTCATCTTCAAGAAATTCTGGCCCGACTTCCATCAGGCCGATCTCAATGAAGCGGTGCAGGAATACGCCCGCCGCCACCGCCGCTTCGGCGGACTCTGAGACTCGCGCGGCCATTTGGGTCATCCGTGAAATTTCCTGTCTGATTTCGGGACGGGCTTCACAGATGATTTCATACGATGTCCGAAGTGTCCGATGCCGAGCTGCTCTCGAAGTGGCTGAAGCACCAATCCGAAGAAGCGTTCCGCGCGCTGACGGCGAGGTATGCCGGACTCGTTTTCATGGCCGCACGGCAGACCTGCCGGAATGAGGCGCTGGCAGCGGACGCAGCCCAGCTGACCTTCATCACCCTCGCCCGCAAGGGAGCTTCCTTGTCAGGCAGAGCCACCCTCGCAGGCTGGCTGCACCGGACGGCCGTCTTCCACTCCAGGAACGCCCTTCAATCGCAGCGGAGTGAATCACGGAAGCGGGACGAATTTGAAACCCACTTCCGGAGCATGACACCCGATCCCTCTGGAGAGACATGGGAAGAAATCGAACCCCTGCTCGCCGAAGCACTCGATGCACTGCCGGGCAAGGACCGCGATGCGCTTTTGCTCCGCTACTATCGGCGGCTGAGCCTGAAAGAGATTGCCGAAGTCCAGACGATCAGCGCCGCCGCCGCGCAGAAACGGGTGGACCGGGCGATTGAACGGCTACGACGCCAATTTACCCTTCGCGGATGCGTGGCGGGCAGTGGCTTGGGCGCGGCCCTTGCACACGGCCTGGGCGGCATCCCCTCCGTTCCATCGGCCACCGTCGCGTCATTGACGAAACAGTCGATCGCCGCCGCTGCGTCCGCGGCAATGCCTTCGCTTCTGAGTCTTCTCCTTTCTCTCTTCGCCATGAAAAAAGCCCTCGTGATCCTGTCGGCAATTCTTCTCCTCGCAGTGGTCGGAACTTTGGCGCTCCGGGCAAAACCGGCGACTCCCCCTTCAACACCGGTCAACATCGCGAGCCAACCTGCGAGTGACGCCAGATCTCGCCTGCGCCCGGTCGGCGTCGACGCTCAAGCCGCCAATCCAGCCGCCGCCGAACAGGAGCGGTTGAAGAAACTCTATGGGGAAGAGCAGTGGCGCGTCTCGACCCGGACCGCGGAAGATGTCGTGGCATGCGTGCAAGCGATCCGCAGCATGGTCGACCCCCAGCTCTCCAAGTTGAAGCCTGACGAAAGCTTGGGAAGCATGGCCCTCATGAAAATCACCGGGCCGGATGCCCTTCCTCCCGACAAATTGGCGGAGGTACAGCAGCTCTCTCTCGATTACACGAAGCGGAGGTGGGAGGAATCACGACAAGCCTTGGACCGCTTCAATCGCGCCCCAGCTCCGTTGCTGGAACTGCTCCTCGCATCGGATGCGTGTGCCTCCGGCAAGATGTCGCTGGAAGACTATGAGAAGCTGCGCAACGGCAACCCTGACTTCGAAGCAGTGGCGATTCCCGTCGACCTCGTAAACCGGAACATCAACGCCGACTTTGGACAACCACTCAAGGATCCCGCTTTCGTTGAGGCTCTTGGAAGTCACCTCAACGAGCTCGGGCGAACCCGGCTGGACGAGATCGCCCGGGAACGTGCTTCTGCCAAACCCGTATCCACCTCGACCTTCGACCTCCTGCCACCCACCCGTTTGGAAAACCTCGCCGCGCAGGCAAAAGGTGCCCGGCAGATCATCGAGTCGCTCGTGGAGTCAGGGGAGATGAAGTAGCCCTGCTACTCTGGCAACGAGAAGGCCACATAAGCATCACCGCTTTTCGTCCCCATCTTCCCACCACCACAGGCGACCACCACGTACTGCCGCCCTCCCACCGAGTAGGTCGCAGGTGTCGCGTAGCCACCGGCTGGCAGCTTGGCTTTCCAAAGCTCTTGTCCGGTGCGGCGGTCGAACGCCCGGATGTGCTCGTCCCTGCTGGCAGCGATGAATACCAAGCCGCCGGCAGTGATGACCGGTCCGCCATAGTTCTCAGTGCCGGTCTTGGGAATGCCTTTGGCGGTCAGTTCGGGATACTCACCGAGTGGAACCGACCACTTGTAGTCGCCGGTATTCAAGTCAATGGCATTGAGCGTGCCCCACGGCGGTTTGACCGCGGGATAGCCCTGCGGGTCCAGGAAGCGATTGTAGCCGGTAGTCGTGTAAGGCGAAACGGCGGGGCTCCCATCGCCTCCCGGCTCGGTCTTGCGCGCAGGGTCGTTCACCTCCTCGCCAAAGAGGAAATCCGCGAGCTGCTGGCGCTGCGCTTCACTCAGGAAGGCGAAGGCCGGCATCACCTTCCGACCGGTCTGAAGAAGGGAAACCACGTCCGGCTTCTTCAGCCGCTGGGACACGTCTGTTAGATTCGGGACGTTCTGGGCAGGGTTGCCCTTGCGATCCACACCGTGGCAGGCGGCGCAGAGCTGGGTGTAGAATGTTTCGCCAGTGGTCGCGGCCGCATTTCCTTTCGCAGGCACCATGGTGAGAATCCACGGCATCTCGTTGGCATTGACGTAGAGAACACCATCGGGATCAGCCGCCGCTCCAC
Coding sequences within it:
- a CDS encoding isoprenyl transferase, which codes for MNDSSIPRHIAIIMDGNGRWAKERGKPRISGHRAGAESVRECVEGCKQLGVEYLTLYAFSSENWNRPAAEITALMALLERFLEEKAGELMKQNVKLTAIGHLERLPDRTRRKLNKAIERTSGNTSLTLILALSYGAREEIVEAARSLAVDAAAGKIDPAQIDNATFASRLYTADIPDPDLLIRTSGELRVSNFLLWQISYAEIVIFKKFWPDFHQADLNEAVQEYARRHRRFGGL
- a CDS encoding RNA polymerase sigma factor, encoding MSEVSDAELLSKWLKHQSEEAFRALTARYAGLVFMAARQTCRNEALAADAAQLTFITLARKGASLSGRATLAGWLHRTAVFHSRNALQSQRSESRKRDEFETHFRSMTPDPSGETWEEIEPLLAEALDALPGKDRDALLLRYYRRLSLKEIAEVQTISAAAAQKRVDRAIERLRRQFTLRGCVAGSGLGAALAHGLGGIPSVPSATVASLTKQSIAAAASAAMPSLLSLLLSLFAMKKALVILSAILLLAVVGTLALRAKPATPPSTPVNIASQPASDARSRLRPVGVDAQAANPAAAEQERLKKLYGEEQWRVSTRTAEDVVACVQAIRSMVDPQLSKLKPDESLGSMALMKITGPDALPPDKLAEVQQLSLDYTKRRWEESRQALDRFNRAPAPLLELLLASDACASGKMSLEDYEKLRNGNPDFEAVAIPVDLVNRNINADFGQPLKDPAFVEALGSHLNELGRTRLDEIARERASAKPVSTSTFDLLPPTRLENLAAQAKGARQIIESLVESGEMK
- a CDS encoding adenylosuccinate synthase, which encodes MNTIVTGLQWGDEGKGKIVDYLTESADVVVRGQGGNNAGHTVIARGTKYILHLLPSGILWDGKINIIGNGVVVDPVGLVAEIERVEGQGVSITPDKLLISDRAHVVLPLHKELDAAREAALGDRKIGTTKRGIGPAYADKINRNGLRIADLLDEAYFREMVAHRTADANEVLAKFGLPTFNAEEQADEVLAAFARLKPHVSNTIPVLHKAWKAGKIILFEGAQGSLLDIDFGTYPFVTSSNTTSGGSCTGTGLPPTSIQQVIGVCKAYTTRVGSGPFPTADEGLSQYLHDLGREFGATTGRPRGCGWLDAVLLRHGCMVNGATGLAVTNLDGLDNYATLQICTGYDIDGIIHELPPADRHAWDRAVAVYEELPGWQQDTTACTDFIDLPANAKAYLKRLSELCDTPVKFVGVGPDRAQTLVV